From the genome of Magnetococcales bacterium:
CGAAAATCGCGAACGCTCCGCCGAGTATGAACGACGGAAACAGGAGACCGACGCGCAGCTGGCGGCGCAAAAACAGGAGAACGAAGCACGCCTGGCGGTGCAAAANNNNNNNNNNNNNNNNNNNNNNNNNNNNNNNNNNNNNNNNNNNNNNNNNNNNNNNNNNNNNNNNNNNNNNNNNNNNNNNNNNNNNNNNNNNNNNNNNNNNCAGATGCGGGAGACCGACCGCAAGCTCAAGGAGAGCATGCGCATGGTGGACAATCTGACGAGCAAGTGGGGTCGGTTTCTGGAAGGGTTGGTGGCTCCGGCCTGCGAGCGGATTTTCGCCGAGCGGGGCATACCGGTCCACGAGGTGCATCAGCGGGTGCGCAAACGCACCGATGACGGGCGCACCCTGGAAGTGGACATTCTGGTGGTCAACGAGCGGGCGGTGGTTCTGGTGGAGGTCAAAAGCACCCTGGGCGTGGAGGATGTGAAACGCCATCTGGAACGTCTGGAACAGTTCAAGGCGTTCTTTCCCCGCTACGCCGACTGCCGGGTCATGGGCGCCGTGATCGGCATCGACAGCGACGAAAACACCCCGGAATTCGCCCGGAACGCCGGATTGTTCGTGCTGGGCCATGCCGGAGACGATGTACATATTACCAATCCCGCCGATTTCGTTCCGAAGGTCTGG
Proteins encoded in this window:
- a CDS encoding DUF3782 domain-containing protein, with protein sequence QMRETDRKLKESMRMVDNLTSKWGRFLEGLVAPACERIFAERGIPVHEVHQRVRKRTDDGRTLEVDILVVNERAVVLVEVKSTLGVEDVKRHLERLEQFKAFFPRYADCRVMGAVIGIDSDENTPEFARNAGLFVLGHAGDDVHITNPADFVPKVW